In Brachyhypopomus gauderio isolate BG-103 chromosome 2, BGAUD_0.2, whole genome shotgun sequence, the DNA window GGTAAGGTCCAAGATCCTCCCGTCCCCCGCCAGTCTGACCGGTTTCGACTTCACTGTAAAACACAGATACTTCCATGCTGATGACATGCTATATCTCTGCCGCTCTTTGGCGTTCAAGGATGTGTTCACAGAGGGAGCCtctgttgttttaatgttgttgTTTAAAAATATCTGTGTTCATGTGTTATGGTGTTTTGTACTTAAGTGAGTTTAGTAATGATTTTTTGATGACCTTCCTGTTACCTTCATTCCAGATGTAGTGTCACCTCTAAACACTTCAGTCAtgagcatggacgtaattttgatttcaaaagtgggggggacatggattcgtcgctatttaaatatttggttttaaccgtaaaaactgggggggaccacaaccggcttttgaaaaagtgggggggacatgtcccccccaaattacgtccgtggtcaTGAGTACACAGACCACCGGGCTCATCATACATGCCCCTCAGTTAAAATCTTGCAGCTTATACAGTAATTTGATGTACAAAGGGAAACTATTGACATAAATTAACATGAGGCACAATATGACAATTTGTGCTTTGCCTGTAGTCTTAAAAAATGTAGAGGAAACAACTTTTATACTTTACTGACTTCACCTTGTCATGTAATGTTTGGGACGTCTCAGCTTTGTCCtcgtgctgagagagagagagagagagagagagagagttcacaCAACCCAACCTAACTCATATGTTGAAAAGAGTCTTCATTATCTTCATAGTTAAATAAAAGAAGCATTGGTGGGGTATATTTGTATCAAACTAGCCAAAAGTAAAAAATGATCAGGTAAACCAGGCGTTTATATTTCAAATGAATGCCCATCACTGTCAACAACAATGATACTGAGCGTTTAGTGTGAGTCACTATCATTTAAGTCATATTAGAGAATTAAAGCAGACAAAAAAAGTTTCGACGACTTCTCAATTAAGTGCTTCATTGTTATGCTAATAAAAAACCACTGTCAGTGagggggggagagtgagagagtgtgacgAGAGGAGCCCCTACCTCCCTGACGTGGAGCGACTAGGGCAGCTACACGCTTGGGGCGGCACTTCACGACGATCTGCGTTAGAGAGAGATGCGCTGATCAAAGGCTGGAAGTCCAGTTTCCTACGACTAAACCACATTGCGGTTATAAGGGATTTTGCCATGCACAAACCTCCAGGTATTGCATCTTAAATAATTATGTTTCACGATATGACACATAGAGTATTGCATGTAACTGTTAACGGGGGTTTTCTGTAGCTGTAAGACCTGTGCGGGTTGTAAGACCTTACTGTGGCTTGTACATGTTATTTAACTCTCTATTAACTCTCTATTTAACTCACTATTCTCGTTGTATTAATATTGTAACTTTTCTATAAATGTTTCATAGACATTACCCTACATCGTCGAGTCAAACTTCTGCAAGCGTCGGTGTAAATTCAAATCTCATTCCACTTTAGCGTTCGCCTACGGCTAAATCGGTTAAACTTGTCTCTACTTGAGACTCTTTTCTGAAATTTATGCGTGACATAATTTGCTACTGTCATGCTCTTGATGCTGCGGTTTAATTActcaaaagcattttattttccaGTCTGACTATCTCTCATCGAGGGAACAAGTGCCTTCCCCAAATCCCCTCTGTGGTTATTTGTTTGAATGTTGGGCACACACGGTTCATGATTGAATAGCCACCAGGGATCAACCAGAGTTCGTCCTTAAAGCTACATATAACATCTACACCTATAACAACGTGTAGCAAGTCTGCAAATTACATTTATCATCCATCACTGTCAACAAATGATCGTTTTGGAGTCTTTAGATATGAGATTCTGAATATAATATAGAATATAAGGACGTGCACTTGTATTTGTTTATGAACAGACCTTGAGTTGATTTATGTATCACACGCCCTAAATTACTACATTCATTTGACTCTGGACAAACTGGTCAGCTGTCCAGTGGTATGCAAACTGTGACAGTGAATGACACTACTGAAGAATAAAGAATATACGGAAACCACTATTTATCCCTCCAATCAGCGATGAACACTTTAATCAGACTGAAGGATCTGAAGCATCAGATTTTAGTTGACTGACAAATTTTCTTAACATTTTCATACTTTCAGACCCAAGAGGCTTATTAGTTCTATGTGTGTTACTGTCTAAGATGCCGATACAGCTGACTTATCTTTTCAGCATTTAGAACTGAAGAAAATCCTTTATCTTTAAGCCAAGTATTGTTCATTCAAACAAGAATCTTCCAGTGTTGAGTAGGCGTGGTGAGGGAGGTGGGTGCGAGATAATTAAATCTGCATGTGTTCACAGCAGTCATGGTGTGTGATTCTGGGGTTCCTAGTTCTCTTGTTAAAGATCAGTGTGAGAGATCTTTGAGATGCTGGACAGACCTTTGCTAATCCAGGGCTGGCGGTTTCGAGCCTCTCTGGTGTGATTTGCACAACTTCCATGATATTTCTTTTGGCCATAGGTGGACTTTATATTGGAACCTAAAATCTCTTTGAGGCTCGCTGTATTCGAGGACCTCATTCATGGGTGAAAAACCTGGGAAATTTCACATGCTAGTTTTGTCATGGTCCCTTTGACATAGGTTTAAAAAAAACCTGCTTCATTTCCAGGAGGACCTTCAGGAGGCTTTCTCTCCACGACCCCTCATTCTTCTCGTTATTAGAGCTATTACTTACATACGTGTTTAGAGAAGGAAGGGGAGTGTTGCTGATGAAATAATGCTGGCCCTTTCTCCAGATATAACACTCGCGCTGATCTCAGCCCCCGGTCCTCACTAAACTGTTGCTTTTCCTCCTGCACCTCCCCACACCAGATAACGGGATGGCCGGGAAGCCGTTCCGGGCCACGTTCATCTGGAGTAGCATCATCACCAACCTCCAGTCGCAGGTGGAGGTCAAGAGGCGACGGCACAACCTCAAGTCCTACCCTGACTGCTTCCTGGGCTCTGAGGCAGTGGACGTGGTGTTGGCCCATATCATCCAGAGCAAGTTCTGCGGCGATGAGGACGTGCCCCGCACCAAAGCTGTGCGTCTCTGCCAGGCGCTCATGGACTCGCGGGTGTTTGAAGGGGTGGACACGAAGGTCTTCGGGAAAGAGAAGAGGCAGGCCAAATTTGAAGACAGCAGCTGCAGCTTGTACAGGTTCCTCAATGTGCCGAGTCCTACCAAAGACATGACGGAAAGTGGGTGCAGCTCACCTTGGACTAGTAAACCTTCTAAAAGgtacctgctttcatctgtaaCAGTACTTTTCTGTCTGCATAGCCCCATACAGAGGCAGGATGGGCACCATGCATTAAACCTGTTTATCGTTCAGGATAGATAGGGGACACTGCAGTAATGATATCGTACAAGGCTGCAAAATGCAAATTAGCTTTCTAACATGTTACAGTTATTCCTGTTCACTGTCCTGTGGGTGTTTTGATGAGTCACACACAGAACGTTAATAAGTTTGATTGAAGTAATGCATACCAAGATCTAACCACACCAGGCTTAACAAGATTTCACATCAAACATTCACTGTTTTTAATACATTGCAATGAAACGATTGAATTGCAATACAAGATTTTGTTCATAGCATAAAGACCTGCTAGGTAACATGCTATCAACATGCCATTGTTTTTTATTGTCTGAACAACAAATGAGTCTTATATCATGTACAAAGCCAATAGTTCAGATTGCTAGCTCTAGCGGTTTTTACTGTTTAATGACATTACAACTTTGAATCAGAATATAAATGCCATGAATTAGAAAATGGAAGGTGCTCCTGCTTTTAAATTTTTACATATGTTTTAAAGCTTTAAAGTGAGGTTTCTTCACCTATTGCAAATAATGGCGTGTGACTAGTGAATCAGTTGTTTTCTGCAGATAGTTGCATAAAACAGTGCTGTATATAATTAACTCTTTTCTAAGCACAGGCTGTTCTGTATTGTTTTGCATGGCAGTTTTTGCCCTCTGGATTTTGAAATAATTGACTGAGCACGTAATAATGGGGTAATCATCTACAAAGGTCTAGTCCCAGAGatgtcccacttccacctgtgTAACATTATGATTCATCTCTAGTCTGATTTTGCTTCAACTCAGGGAAGAAGAACAGGAATATCCAAACATCTCACCAGTGAAAACGGATAAATCCCTGGAGGACGTTTTAGGGAACCTAAATTCAAATACATCCATCACACCCCAGCTGATTAATCTGGGCCTATCACAGGAGTGTAAGTCAAACTGACCAATCAAAGCAAACATTTTGGAGTGCGAGGGACAAGGTCCAGATAGATGCACCAATCTATAACGTGTCTGTTCCTGCTCTCAGTGGTGGACGAGATCTGGCAGCAGCAGACAACGCTGAGACTGCTGCAGCTGATTGAGCTGCCCTTGCTGGAGAGCCTTCTAGAAGGCAAAGAAAGCCCACGCCCTCCTCTCCATGGGATGGACAGTGACCCAGACCTCCTCTACACCAGCAACTATGTAGACCGGGAGATCCTCAAAGCATTCAGTGAAGCTCAGTATGTGGCCTTATACTTTGACATATTTTCTCCATCTTTAAACATAAAAGTATTCAAAATGATGAAAAACTGCAAGGTTAGTAATATTTGTGGATATTTCTGGACACGATAATGTCCAGTGAAAATTGGGAATTGTAGTTTGTGCCAGTGTGATATCTTCTACTTAGTCTTACTAACTGAATTTGTCTACCTCTCTCATAACAAACCAATAAATCTAGAATTCTGGCATGTTTAATGGAGTCATCAGGAAAATGTAGAATATAAAACACATCACTCAGTGCAGCACTGAGATATTGTGCCCAGACAAATGGAGTCTGTTCATTATATAACCCAAGTCCGTTTGAAGTCCTTAGCCCATGGGTTTGTGCTTCCTACCACATGGCTCGCATGTCGAGATCTCGAGAGCATGACCAAATATTTCTTTGTTCCTCTCTGTCTGCTTCTCTACTGATGCTTGCATGTTTCTGTCCCCTTTGTTGTCTTCATtgctctatctttctctctctctctctctctctctctctctctctctctctctctctctctctctctctctctctctctctctctctctctctctctctctctctctctctctctcagggctgATGATTGGCTGTCAGCAGCTGTGGACTGTCTGGAGTTCCTGCCTGAtcagatggtggtggaggtgagccgGAGGTTGGCCCGGTGTGCAGAGGACACGTCTCAGTACAAGCAGCTCCTGTACGACGTCCTCGTCCAGCACTACGGCAAGACGGAGCACCCGCCTCTGCTCAGCAACCATGTCTTCGATATCCACACTGGCATCTCGGAGCTGCTTGGTAAGACAGAGGACGGAGGTCTAAATCATAGTCTGCATCAGATTTGAGACCATAGAAAAAACTCCATTCTGTGCTTTGAAATGTAAAAAGGTTTGTTTCAATGAGGTTATTGTGTTGTGGTTCTTTTGGTAACATTAATGGAGCTAAAGCTATTATGTAGTCAGAGTTCATCTCATTCGTCCATGTGGTTGGACAAGAGCTGTTAAATGAGGCTCTGGACCTTGTGGCAGTGCTTTTGTGTTTCGTCACCCTCACCGTGTGAACAAAGCCATTAATGCTAAGACAACAGAGGCCCGGTCTGTTTGTGCTCTAAGCGGTGCTCCTGCGCCTtttctgtgcgtgcgtgtgtttgtgtgtagttaaCGGGAAGCAGAGCCAGGCCTTGGAGGCCCTGCAGCTGTGTCTCAAGCTTCAGGACTCGCGGAGCAGAGAGGAGCTACGCAGACTTCTGCGCTTCATGGCTCTCGCGTCCCGCCCACGTGAGCTCAAACTACACAAAGAGGTAAGAAAGAGAGCATGGTCTGCTTTAATCCCTACCGGGTTCCAGCAGATCTTCCCAAAGCCCGTTTTCTGGATTAGTTTTGATCCAGTGTGTTCTTAATCCTGTATAATGTAATAAGGTGTGTTTGTACAGTGATATAACTGGGTCACATTTCCCAAACCATTAGTCACTGGAGAATTAGTCAGTGCAGTTAAAAAGGCTGACTACGATTTATAAGAAGGATTACATGGGGTCTTTTTGCAGTATACTGATGTCCTGTATGTGATGACCAATCTCAGTTTGAATTTATACTGAGGCATGGTTGTCTTTGAGACTGCCAGCTACACCTACTGCTAAGCAACACTTCTAGGAAAGGAAAAATGTCCTTGTCAACAAGAATATTCGGCCTCAGCTCTCTCTCAGCTAGCATCAGCATAATGGCTTCTATTTGTGAACTTAAAAAAGGAAAAGTGGCTAAGCGTCAGGATGGAAATTACACCAGGATCATTGTAAGCAGACAGGGCAGTTTTAAAATCcccaaaccaccccccccccccccccccccatgccatTTTAGCTGCTCATGGCCATATTTAACAAACGCAACGGGAGCAGTTATGTAAATGCAGGCGTCATCTTCGGTGATAATCGTGCTTACGTGTTTGCTGTCTGGCGGCTGGTTTTTGTTCGGCAGGTGGAGAACAGGATGGCGGTGAAGAGATCCTTCTCCAGCGCTATAGTGTACAGTGCCAAACTGGCCAAGGGGAAAGTGGATCTTCTGCTGCTGTTCATGATAGACCATCACTTGGACCTCTTCAAGGTGAGTAGCACAATGCCCCTGAAGACCAGTGTATACTGAATGGAGATTACCGAGACTGCTAGCAGCGGGCTTAGGTTCCCATTGGCAATACCCagtaccagaggtggggactcgagtcacatgacttggactcgagtcagactcgagtcattaatattaagacttttgacttgacttgaaaaaatattcagagacttagacttgacttggacttttacaccaataacttgggactcgaattggacttgaacctgtttacgtgcaaagacttgattttttttaccccaaatctaaattttaaaacgcatattaatatttataaagtgcgccccattcatttcatttccgtccttctgacgcagaccggtgttacaccagattctgtgaccgtcgagttttgtgaccacagggggcgctatttcacagtttctgttcagaggcacaaacgctttacgaatgctacgtaaactacgctgatgcactttctttactcgttttgttggtgtccacgagccaaaatatgacagatgtttatatttacattttatcatcTCTTAATTacaaaatgtacttaaacaagatttaccatcccctcaccattgcagccaacacagaaatcatgaatgggatgtacaggtgagcctttttaactggggtcaccaattctgacggaagccatcagaatatgtgaccccactgaatctccaggtaacaatagtacaccgtgaccccacaataacagaaaacaatgaaaaaataaccctaaccttttatttagtctatatttaaacattttatccaaatgtttagaataaccattcgtaatgacagcatcttgcttacgatgaagctcgctattttcgtgtaaaatgatgtaacgaaacattcttgtttaagtacatttatataattaagagaagataaaatgtaaatgatctgtcatcttttggctggcggacaccaacaaaacgagtaaagaaacgcatcagcgtagcattcgtaaagcgttggtgcctgtaaaaaaaaagactcgaaaggacttgaaattccaagtttcagacttgggacttgacttgacggttgcctgtcttgactcgagacttgacttaaCTTTACTGtttttgcttgagacttgactcgggacttgaggataaagacttggacttacttgagacttgcaaaacactgacttggtcccacctctgcccaGTACTATCCAGCAACTTGGTCTCAGACTCCTGCTTGAGGTTTTCAGTCTTGCTTAGGTGCACATTTAAGACATTTCCAGATTTAGTAAAGATTGCAAGTAGATAAACAAGTATTTCACTCTCTAGGACAACTAGTCTTGTAAATTATTACATGGGCTCCTACTGCTGGCTTGCTGAGGCCAGTTACTTtattacacacaaaacactaaaTGTCAACCATGCCATACATATTGTTGAATAAGAAGCAGAAAAAGAAAGTACTTCACAATGAATTTCTATATGGTCCTGCCAAAATAGTGTAAAATATAAGATTTATCTACATATGCAACATTTTTCTTCTGCATTTTTGCACATAGGGGACTGCACTGGAACTATGTAACTAAAATGTCACAAACACTATGAACTATGGGGTACTTAGATTAATAGCCTACCACTTTGATATATTATTAGATTAAAAGTGTGTAAATGTGGTTTTGCACACTGTTTTGGGGCATTTGAAAATACAGGTACACAAAACCATACTGTGGACTTTGGGACAGTGGGGTGAGCAGAAGACAAAAACTCGTTtacatcatttatttatttatttatcatttatttaggtAATTTCCTGTTTATGACTTAACACTTGTGTGTTTTCTCTAGATCCCTGTATCATTGCACAAACTTGTTGGAGACAAACTGGCCAGCATTATCAAGGGGAAAGATCCAGACGTCATGGTCGGTAGGTACAGTCTTTCCAATGTTTCCTTGGTAGAGCTGCACCAGTGAACAGGTTGGCTAATCAAGCTAACCTCTCcattagtagtagttgtagtttgGAAGATAGTAGTTAACCATGAACTGAGCAACTTTTTAAAAAGTTGCTACAGTTGCATTATTCCACTAAGAGTTTCAAAAACAATGTTAAAACcaataaaatacataaacatgacataaattCAGTGTCATAATGTTAGCACAGGCATGTGTGCTATATCTGGGTCTTGCTAATGCTCTCTCTGCTGCATGCTCCAGTCTGTGAAAAGTATTTTCAGGCAGTTGATGAAAATGTTAAGCGATGTGCAAAAACATGAGTCAGCATTATGGTATCGTATATTCTGAGTCCAGGTCTGTGACCTCGAGATACAGAAAATAATCCTGATCTTGGATTGATTGATATGTGAATTAAAAGTTAATATTCAAGCTTGAATTGTTGCCAGATCTCTTGCTTTTCTTTGTCCCTTAACTTTGTATGCGTTAGACAAGAGAAAGACATTCCAACAGACCTTTTATGGTGACAGTGTTTTGACTTTGAAGGAGTTTTTTTTGCCAGACATGTGCATACTGTCTTCCTATTATCATGACCGAGATATCGTATAGAGTGTGAGGTAGGATGGGGGTGAGGCCGTGTCCTCGAGGGAGAGAAGTAACGGCAGATTTCTTTTGTACAGGCACTACTTACTGCAGACGCCTCACCGGAAGCGCTTATATGGAGACTGTCCAGAAAACCACAAAAGAGGAGCTGTGGACTTTACTCAGGACAATTCAAGAGAACTCCAGACTCTCGGTAAAAGAAAAGAGACGCCTGCTCGGACAGTTCTACAAAGGGCATCCTGAAATATTTGTGCAATATTTTGGAAACCAAATAGTCAGTGCTTATTTGTAACACGTTGCTAAAAAAAGATTTCACGAGATGTACAAAGTGTCGTATAAattctgtaaaaaaaagtgtaaatgtTGTATATACATGTAAATGTTATTTACTTTTTGTGTTAGCCTGTGCTAACAGAAAGGTCAAAGCATGAAAATATGAATTTGAAATGCTTGTCTTAAAATGTGAAAATGGTCTTTACATTAGAGTCTTTTTCCACAAACACCTTATTCTTAAATTGTGTCATGTCAGATTAATGATCCTTCAATAAATTAGCACCCTACATTAGAATAGTGTTCTTGCGTATCTTGTAGTCTGTCCtctgcagggccggcgccacgggggggcgaatgggggcgtcgccccctcaggcaaggtgtcccgccccctcaatgtaaaaaataagacccatttattttacaacaatcgctacatggtttcccctcggctgctcgacaatcgttacacgcacccccctccccgctcaacaacttatgttcgcccccccgaaattttctgacgccccctcaatgtatatgttctggcgccggccctggtccTCTGTTTAAGCAGTATACACCAGATGTAATGTATATTCACCTTATTTTCCTACGCCACTTGTGCACTTGATGGGCGTGAAGGTTTTTCAGCAATCATACCCAGTCAGAGGTTTCACCTCAACCGTAAAACCCCCCAAAATCTAGTTAACCCAAAAACAGGTAACCTTAAGGCAGAAACCATGGCAAAAGTTTTAACCGCTACAGGCCATGTAGTAGATATACTCCGTTACACCTGAGTGATGTTTGGAAAACATCTCCAGACCCATGAGAACATGAAATCCAAGTAGATGGTCCAGACGTTACATCACAGAAGATCCCTAAAGAAACGGCAACAAATCCAGCCCTTGGCAGACGAGTTCAAAATGCACCAGAGACACATCGACTCCAGCCAGGCAAGAAGCCATCTGCTAGTTCAGAAAGGGTCAGAAGTTCTGCGTATCCTGCCACAGATGAACATACTCATTGTTGGCTTATAACGCATTTGGAATGTGAATATTTGAATATAAGAACGGCCTGAGGCAATTCTCCTGTGTTTTAGAAATTAGACGTCACATCGTATATGCCGATGTTTTCAGTGTGCTGAACAGCCCTGGATTAGATTATATTAATATGTATAATATTGGAAATACTCAACAGCTTATGTATATCAGCAAATGTTTGACCACACGCAATAAAAAAGTATAAGTATTCAActtaaattaatttttacagCTTCATCCCAAACCTCAGTAATGGAACTTGTTGAAGAACTTCCGAAATGGGTCAGGCCACACAATATCCAGAAGATACTTCAACAGGAACCTACATATTAACATACTAATCCCATTCTCTGAGGTTTTAGGCATGAAGTGGCCTAATAACAGATTTGCGGCAGTGATTGACATTTTCTAGGGCTTGCAGGGTCTGTGGGCCAAATGTGGACCATGACACCCTACACacagcgtgtggtgtgtgtacctcatctgaaggagctgaatTAGCTGTTCACTTACCTGAACATGCAGTTCAGACTGGAGCATATAGAGAGAAACACACATCtgctacatatatacacactacgtatttttttaaacaaccAGTGTCAAATTGTGTTAGGATTTCAAACCAACATCCATCATTAACTTTCATCTCACTTTCCATGATATTAAAATGACAGATGTCTATATAACACAGACCATAAATGCTTACTGCCTCGTACACAACAGGAGAAATTCCAGCAAACATCTATATGAAGCCGGTATAATCCAGTCAATCAGCATGCTAGCTTTATGTGTCCTGGACACCATTTTTACACACATCCAGACAAGTTCTTAACATTCAGGGACTGCATACTATTTatatacaacaccacacacttgGTGTTGAGAAATTAGCTGCTTCTGTCTGCTGCACATCCTAGCCAAGGGACATTAAACACACGAAGGGATACACAAAGACCTGCAAGGTGCTGGATGCTGTACAGCTCCACAGCGCATCCTAGTGGTGAACAGAAATTAACACTAAAGGTTGAAGAGAACACCAGGCAGCCATGTCAGTACAATTTGTAAACACAGGACAGAAAgttatccctccaaaaataagGCAAAAAACTCAGACTAATGCaatgtgaaaataaataaataaaagtaaaatgaaACCAGTGactttttttgctttgttttattggaATTGAAGTGTACTTTCCATTAAACTACAAAATGACGTTTCTGATGTTTTGATTCATTCTTCACCAAGACTACACATGGCAAGCTCCAAACTACCTGTCAAATCAACATCCAGAATAAAAACTTTGTACAATATAAGCCACtcagttttaaaaataaaactgtaaaaaaaaaaaaaaaatctccaaaacacagaacaaaataAAAAGAATGAGGATGGAGGAGGATCTTCAGGGAGGACGATCACGAGTGAAAAGAGCCTCTCTGTGTCTGAGAAGAGGTCAATGGGAAGTGGTACATTCAGGTCCATGACCcatttggatgtgtgtgtgggtgtgtgtgtgtgtgtgtgtttacatgtgagTGTAGACGAGTGcgtatgcactcacactcgcaaGAACATCAGTCCTTTAAGGGAGAAGGTGAGAAGCCATCactggagagagacacagggagggggaACAGTTATGTTAGACGTCTGAGTGTCCGTAGTGGGCACCTGTGAGGCCCAGAGGGCGTGTCCATGGGCCAGAGGGTGGGCCCGTGGGCCAGAGGGCATGTCCATGGGCCAGATGGCGTGTCCATGGGCCAGAGGGCGGGTCCGTGCAGCTTTGTGGCTGGGGCTCATCGGATCCTCTTCTGCTGCCGTGCCCGGTAGATGTCGTTGATCGGAGGTGCGATGGATCCTTTGTCCTCCTCCTCGTCTGAGTCAGCGTTGGGCCTCTTCAGGGATTTGCTAGCCACTGCGTGGTTCTCCACAGGTCCGTTGCCCTCGCCCATCGTGTCCGGACGCCCGCCGGTGATCAGCTCCACAGCAGCATCCACGGCTATAGACGAcgaagagggagagacagttgGTGTGTGTACAAAAACAGGCAAAAGATCCAAAAGTTTGCGAATGTTCAGGTTTACTGTTACTGCCTGAAATTATCCAAAAACATCAACCTTCAAATGCCTTCAACTTTCAAACAGTTTTAGGATGTTCTAGCAAAATAACTGGCAAGCTCAATCAACCAGTGTGAGGATACATTCTAGAGACTtttctagggatgcaccgaaatgaaaattcttagccgaaaccgaaaaccgaaaatgaagaaaccaaggccgaaagccgaaaaccgaaacaccgaaatacattatgccaattattagtaacattggatttatggctaacctcactaaaatcaaagcattgctattcaaagaataaatcaactacaaaatttgatttgaaaatatgtatttagcactgacattacagtaatgcatattataaaataaaattagtggtgggccgttaacggcgataacgctgacaatggccgaccactaattaaattgaACTCGCttccagaccgtttttatc includes these proteins:
- the depdc7a gene encoding DEP domain-containing protein 7 isoform X1; this encodes MHKPPDNGMAGKPFRATFIWSSIITNLQSQVEVKRRRHNLKSYPDCFLGSEAVDVVLAHIIQSKFCGDEDVPRTKAVRLCQALMDSRVFEGVDTKVFGKEKRQAKFEDSSCSLYRFLNVPSPTKDMTESGCSSPWTSKPSKREEEQEYPNISPVKTDKSLEDVLGNLNSNTSITPQLINLGLSQELVDEIWQQQTTLRLLQLIELPLLESLLEGKESPRPPLHGMDSDPDLLYTSNYVDREILKAFSEAQADDWLSAAVDCLEFLPDQMVVEVSRRLARCAEDTSQYKQLLYDVLVQHYGKTEHPPLLSNHVFDIHTGISELLVNGKQSQALEALQLCLKLQDSRSREELRRLLRFMALASRPRELKLHKEVENRMAVKRSFSSAIVYSAKLAKGKVDLLLLFMIDHHLDLFKIPVSLHKLVGDKLASIIKGKDPDVMVGTTYCRRLTGSAYMETVQKTTKEELWTLLRTIQENSRLSVKEKRRLLGQFYKGHPEIFVQYFGNQIVSAYL
- the depdc7a gene encoding DEP domain-containing protein 7 isoform X2; this translates as MAGKPFRATFIWSSIITNLQSQVEVKRRRHNLKSYPDCFLGSEAVDVVLAHIIQSKFCGDEDVPRTKAVRLCQALMDSRVFEGVDTKVFGKEKRQAKFEDSSCSLYRFLNVPSPTKDMTESGCSSPWTSKPSKREEEQEYPNISPVKTDKSLEDVLGNLNSNTSITPQLINLGLSQELVDEIWQQQTTLRLLQLIELPLLESLLEGKESPRPPLHGMDSDPDLLYTSNYVDREILKAFSEAQADDWLSAAVDCLEFLPDQMVVEVSRRLARCAEDTSQYKQLLYDVLVQHYGKTEHPPLLSNHVFDIHTGISELLVNGKQSQALEALQLCLKLQDSRSREELRRLLRFMALASRPRELKLHKEVENRMAVKRSFSSAIVYSAKLAKGKVDLLLLFMIDHHLDLFKIPVSLHKLVGDKLASIIKGKDPDVMVGTTYCRRLTGSAYMETVQKTTKEELWTLLRTIQENSRLSVKEKRRLLGQFYKGHPEIFVQYFGNQIVSAYL